Proteins encoded by one window of Lasioglossum baleicum unplaced genomic scaffold, iyLasBale1 scaffold2568, whole genome shotgun sequence:
- the LOC143221524 gene encoding ADP-ribosylarginine hydrolase CG3568-like produces the protein MSLFACCIRRNQRRMEDTRQQVLTKEPPEISWENTLGAPDGVPFDDDTKELLRRCIDVSTPTPTTLAQIMKRSEAFPINFPINTIRCSALKDRGISTNVLEMNANSVYPLIHEAMLPLLARWLKYKRLYGSAIERAMYKDMGLVQFVHRLLEKRAVHFYGSEDRWKLIDGKTGVNGWENVGTDHEKEPLVLTKCLSYDEIKLSAMLAMSSHTEFINDGSRENRGVVSTDPDSVQPRGVIMGVVGTRFVRPRFMEYQDIIITPTQNTVENGYGPHTSGSSEEIRGLRDLWAKFYGEDYHPLYDETLKRVKSKDNKRYLSINSQTIFDIENYMKRTLLAVEIILLEANTRAEKQNTTAYLHVVGFGLGIWRIIQDQEVYFLKTFEIALRKMNKKLRYVSDIMFAYFHHQKCGEAGNGDYLGDIRIHFALREPHSKLLRASDANKLLVVTYAWDGNALPGNEFWGGHLQSSGDSAAACSTQITELHTFRINPRACGASLHVASAQHGILHISDYAKLHLA, from the exons AATCAACGACGAATGGAAGACACTCGTCAGCAAGTGTTAACGAAGGAACCACCAGAGATATCATGGGAGAACACACTCGGAGCGCCGGATGGCGTTCCCTTCGATGACGATACGAAGGAATTGCTCAGGAGATGCATCGATGTATCGACACCAACACCCACGACCTTGGCACAAATCATGAAGCGAAGTGAGGCCTTTCCTATAAACTTTCCAATCAACACCATAAGATGTTCCGCCCTGAAAGATAGAGGAATTAGCACGAATGTCCTCGAG ATGAATGCAAACTCGGTTTATCCTTTGATACACGAAGCTATGTTACCATTACTTGCTCGGTGGTTAAAGTATAAACGACTGTATGGCAGTGCAATCGAGAGAGCCATGTATAAAGACATGGGATTGGTACAGTTCGTTCATCGTTTGTTAGAAAAGCGAGCTGTGCATTTCTATGGATCTGAAGATCGATGGAAATTAATCGATGGTAAGACAGGTGTGAACGGATGGGAGAACGTTGGCACAGATCACGAGAAAGAACCCCTG GTATTGACAAAATGTTTGTCATACGACGAGATCAAGTTATCCGCGATGTTGGCGATGTCTTCTCACACGGAATTCATAAATGATGGTTCGCGAGAGAACAGAGGCGTCGTGAGTACCGACCCAGACTCTGTACAGCCGAGAGGAGTTATTATGGGTGTTGTGGGAACAAG ATTTGTACGGCCACGTTTCATGGAATATCAAGACATAATTATCACTCCAACGCAAAATACTGTTGAGAATGG ATACGGACCACACACGAGTGGAAGTTCAGAAGAAATACGCGGGTTGCGCGATTTATGGGCAAAATTTTATGGCGAGGATTATCATCCATTGTACGATGAAACGCTGAAGCGAGTTAAATCGAAAGATAACAAAAGATATCTTTCAATAAACAGTCAAACGATCTTTGATATCGAAAATTACATGAAGAGAACACTGCTTGCTGTAGAAATTATACTTCTCGAGGCAAACACACGCGcagagaagcaaaatacaaCTGCTTACTTACACGTCGTGGGTTTTGGTCTGG GGATATGGAGAATAATTCAAGACCAAGAAGTATACTTCTTAAAGACATTCGAAATTGCTCTCAGGAAGATGAACAAGAAACTGAGATACGTATCTGATATAATGTTCGCATACTTCCACCATCAGAAGTGCGGCGAAGCCGGAAACGGCGATTATCTCGGAG ATATAAGGATACACTTTGCCCTCAGAGAACCTCACAGTAAACTACTCAGGGCCTCAGATGCAAATAAGCTTCTCGTAGTAACGTACGCATGGGACGGAAACGCGTTACCAG GAAACGAATTTTGGGGTGGACACTTGCAATCAAGTGGAGACTCTGCAGCAGCGTGCAGCACCCAGATCACAGAATTACACACTTTCAGAATAAATCCTCGAGCATGTGGAGCCAGCTTGCACGTTGCATCTGCGCAGCATGGTATTTTGCACATATCGGATTACGCGAAGTTACATCTTGCTTAG
- the LOC143221523 gene encoding LOW QUALITY PROTEIN: uncharacterized protein LOC143221523 (The sequence of the model RefSeq protein was modified relative to this genomic sequence to represent the inferred CDS: substituted 1 base at 1 genomic stop codon), translating to TKVFNSEIXERAGPMGTGQRRPSRSPRSQRSRSADVDCLKKYTERRVEERRHTEIPDTSKLDPSRWIPLPKNITRIQPALKKSPQSARDEEKRRSVSGEAEEIVTDSSGKASAGTPKKLSPTKEEETTKGPDEEKGDTSSPTSSRQTGGRSHSADVSHIKKEKLVEERRHTECSDPRTIATRWLPQINTSRFRYDASPFARISNSCEITKNAATRWMTFVKNPSPCPIPRMNPERKPSAAEASHATDGSQLKSNKNESPMWEPLRKFTPMASKSSMETSEKQDKTESNRDLPPTKHSPDANEQSRRLTQRMRDLYDFKTENEWPKRATNVRRGNVWISKSSSEEDRTNKPVRRNSQDLEFNDRINVIKLKDTKVQSDHQEPKRTPKKDEHPGGIDVFNSEYEERLRKFNERLRFSEDLGLAKPKIKERRTYSDDYDEKSRRDSVRSTRTEDSVRSTRTEGSVRSTRTEGSVRLTRSAHSEESQGSRFQAEKRPSDASSKSRGSYAEVTPISPVKRDSRTSDASYASIANYSAKRASVDCKSTRQMVELPPRRAFSQTEERPSTPVPPMEWNDDRYAAARHKQISERQKRDSTRYKVYLT from the exons ACGAAAGTCTTTAACTCTGAAATCTAGGAAAGGGCTGGCCCAATGGGCACCGGTCAGCGAAGACCATCTCGGTCTCCTCGTAGTCAGAGGAGTCGTAGCGCAGATGTGGATTGTTTGAAGAAATACACAGAGAGACGAGTGGAGGAGAGAAGACACACAGAGATACCAGACACAAGCAAACTCGATCCCTCCAGATGGATTCCATTACCGAAAAATATTACACGAATCCAACCAGCGTTGAAGAAGTCGCCACAATCGGCGAGGGACGAAGAAAAACGACGTTCAGTGTCGGGCGAAGCCGAGGAAATCGTAACGGATAGTAGCGGTAAGGCAAGCGCGGGCACACCGAAGAAATTGTCACCTACCAAAGAAGAAGAAACGACGAAGGGCCCTGACGAAGAGAAGGGCGATACGTCCTCGCCAACCTCATCCAGACAGACGGGCGGCAGGAGTCATAGCGCGGACGTCAGTCacataaagaaagaaaaactgGTCGAGGAACGAAGGCATACGGAATGCAGCGACCCCAGAACAATCGCGACGAG GTGGCTACCGCAAATTAACACCTCAAGGTTCCGCTACGATGCATCTCCATTCGCCAGGATCAGCAACAGCTGCGAAATCACGAAAAACGCCGCGACCAGATGGATGACGTTCGTCAAGAATCCATCCCCGTGTCCGATACCGCGAATGAACCCGGAAAGAAAGCCTTCCGCGGCGGAAGCGAGTCACGCGACCGATGGCTCGCagcttaaaagcaataaaaatGAATCCCCAATGTGGGAACCGCTGCGAAAATTCACGCCAATGGCGTCGAAGAGCAGTATGGAAACTAGCGAGAAACAAG ATAAAACGGAGTCGAATCGAGATTTACCACCAACGAAGCATTCTCCAGATGCCAACGAGCAGTCAAGAAGACTTACTCAACGTATGCGAGATTTATACGACTTTAAAACGGAAAACGAGTGGCCGAAAAGGGCGACGAATGTTCGACGTGGAAACGTATGGATCAGTAAAAGTAGCAGCGAGGAAGATAGGACAAACAAACCAGTTCGTAGGAATAGCCAAGATTTGGAATTCAACGACAGAATAAACGTTATCAAG TTGAAGGATACGAAAGTACAGTCGGATCACCAAGAACCCAAACGTACCCCGAAGAAAGATGAACACCCAGGTGGTATCGACGTCTTCAACAGCGAATACGAAGAACGTTTAAGGAAGTTCAACGAGAGACTTCGTTTCAGCGAAGATCTAGGTCTTGCCAAGCCGAAGATCAAGGAAAGACGAACCTACTCCGACGACTACGACGAGAAATCTCGTCGA GACTCGGTTCGTTCAACCCGTACAGAAGATTCGGTTCGATCGACGCGTACCGAAGGTTCAGTCCGTTCAACGCGTACAGAAGGTTCGGTTCGATTAACGAGATCGGCACACTCGGAAGAATCGCAAGGAAGTCGCTTCCAAGCCGAGAAGAGGCCTTCGGACGCTAGCAGCAAATCCAGAGGAAGCTACGCCGAGGTGACACCCATATCTCCCGTAAAAAGGGATTCTCGTACGAGCGACGCGAGCTACGCGAGTATCGCCAACTATTCTGCGAAACGAGCTAGCGTGGACTGCAAGAGTACTAGACAAATGGTCGAACTTCCGCCACGAAGGGCTTTCAGTCAAACAGAAGAGAGGCCATCGACGCCTGTTCCGCCGATGGAATGGAACGATGACCGCTATGCGGCTGCTCGCCACAAACAGATCTCTGAACGCCAGAAGAGAGACAGTACGAGATATAAAGTGTACCTGACGTAA